A stretch of DNA from Agrobacterium cucumeris:
CAGCACGCCGAGGAAGGAGCCGAGCGCGGTACCGCGCAACACGGCGGGAAAGGCCTGTTTGAAATCCTGCCGGGTCGGCATCAGCGATCCGGTCTTTGCTGCCCCTGCATCCCGCTCCACGCCCTGCTGCAGGTTGAAGAGAATTTCGCTGACGCCGAGCAACCCGATGGCAAGCACGACGAAGTCGATACCGTCGAACAGTTCCGCCATGCCGAAGGTAAATCTTTGCTCCCCGGATGTCGGATCGATGCCGACGAGGCTGAGCGCGATACCGAACGCGACCATGCCGACCGCCTTGACCGGTGATCCGCTCGACAGGAACACGGCAAACAGCAACCCGAAGATCACGAGACTGAAATAATCGGCCGGCCCGAAGGCGAGCGCAACGGCAGAAAGCGGCTTTGCGACAACGACGATCAAGACAGTCGCTACCGTTCCAGCAAAAAACGACCCGAGCGCCGCCGTGGCCAGCGCCACACCCGCCCTGCCCTGCCGGGCCATTGCATAACCATCGATGCAGGTGACGACGGACGAGGATTCGCCCGGCAGGTTGACGAGGATCGCCGTTGTCGAGCCACCATATTGCGCGCCATAAAAAATGCCCGCGAGCATGATCAGCGCCGCCGTATCCGGCATCGTATAGGTGATGGGCAGAAGCAGCGCGACGGTGGCGGAAGGGCCGATGCCCGGCAGGATGCCGATCATCGTGCCGAGCGTGACGCCGAGCAGACAGTAAAAAAGGTTTATCGGCGTGACGGCCACACCGAAACCGAGAACGATATTGGAAAGAAGATCGGTCATGGCAGCAACGGTATCCTCTGTCCGAGGCCGACAACGAAAATGAGGATGCAGGCAAGAATGAGCACCGCCGAAAGCAGCAGAACTTCAACCGGCCGGATCCTGCCATAGGCGATGCAGGCGAGCACGATCAGCACGAAAGCGGCGGCAATGAAGCCCAATGGCTCGATCAGCAGCGCAAAACCGACAATGCCGGCGACCGCCAGAAACGGACGCATTTTCGGCGCCACCCAGGCTTCGGACGGTGTCTTCCCCAGCAAATCCTGCAAAAGCAGCGTGATGCCGAGTGCGAACATTAAAGCCGCGATGACCGTCGGCATATAGCCGGGTCCGGGCTGGAAATTAGTGCTCATGCTCAGCGGCCGCGCGCCGTAATAAAGCCCCGCGGCGGCCACCAGAAAGAAAGCCCCGGACAGAATATTCGCCGTCAGTTTCGAGCCGTGTTCGGCCATGATTATCTCCCCTCCATATTGAGAAATACGCCGCGCCTCCCGACACGGCGTATTCAGATGCCGGATTGCTGGCTCAGTCGGCCCAGACACATCCCTTCGAGCGCATCATTTCGTAGCGATCCTCGATATCCATCTTGCCCTGACGGTGCAGTTCCATCATGTGGTTCTCGTGATCGTCGCGCTCCCGGCAGGCCTTGACGAGTTTCGAGATATCGCTCTCGCGAACGACGACAACGCCGTCATCATCACCGCAGACGATATCGCCGGGGCTGATCAATTCGCCGCCCACCACGACCGGATGGTTGATGGTGCCGAGCGTGTCCTTTGAGGTGCCCTTCATGCAAAGGCCGAGTGAGAAAACCGGGAAACCGATCTCGCGCAGACCCTTTCCATCACGCACGGCGGCGCTGACCACGAAGCCGACAATGCCCTTGCCGATGCAGGCGGCAGCCAGCACATCGCCGAAGCCGCCCTGATTGGGATTGTCACCGCCATCGATGACCAGCACGTCACCGGGCTTTGCCAGATTGATGGCCTCGAAAATCATCAGATTGTCGCCGATATGGCATTTCGCGGTGATCGCAGGGCCGCAGATTTTCAAGCCCGGCTTGATCGGCTTGATACGATAATCGAGCGCGCCAAGCTTGCCCTGCGCCTCATGAATGGTGGCGGGGCTGAACTTGCTGATCGCCTCGACATCGGCCCTCGAAGGGCGCTGGAAATTGCGGATGACATGGGCCATTGGCCGGGTTCCTTTCAACAGTGGGTCATGCCCGGACCAAACGCGGCCCAAGCGTCATTTTGATTAGGGGTGAGAGAAGCGGTCGGTACCGGCCGCTTATTTTGTCCAGGGCTTGCTTTTCCAGAGCTCGGCCAGATTGGCGTTGCCCTTCTTGAGCGCCTCGGCAAATTCGGCCTGGGTCAGCGGCAGCATGGTCAGTTCGCGCTTTTTGGCGTCGGCAAGATAATCCGGGTCCTTCAGCGCCTTCTGGAAGGCATCAACCAACTTTGCCTCCACATCCTCAGGCAGACCTTTGGGCGCTCCGAAACCGGCAAGCAGGCTGAACTGAACATCGTAGCCGGCCTCCTTGAAAGTCGGAACGTCAGGTGAAAGCGGCGAGCGCTCGGTACCTGATGTGGCCAGTACACGAAGTGCGCCGGAACGATTGTCGGCAAAAACCTCGTTGAGGTTCATGAAACCGAGCGTGACGTGGTTACCAAGCATGGCGAGCCTTGCCGGTCCGCCGCCATTGAAGGGTACGAAGTTGAGCTTCACGCCCGCCGCATCTTCAAACAGCAGAGCAGTGATCTGGCTCGGATGACCGATGCCGGTCACGCCGACGACGACCGGGTTCGCCTTGGCCGCTTCGACGAATTCCCTGGCGGTCTTGATCGGCGACACCTTGTTGACGGTCAGCGCCAGATCACCGCCGATCTGGTTTGCGAGCGGCGTGAAGGCGTCCTCCTTGTAGCTGGCGTTGCCCTGCACGATCGGCGAATACATGGACGGAAAATTCAACGCACCGATGGTGTAGCCATCAGGCTTGGCATTGGCGATATAGGTTGCGCCGATCAGCCCGCCGGCACCTTCGCGGTTTTCCACCACGACCGATGTGCCGAGATATTTTTCAAGATAGGGCACCAGCGCCCGCGACTGGATATCGGTGCCGCCACCGGCCGGATAACCGATGACCAACGTCACCGGCCGCTCCGGATATTCCGCCGCCGCCCCTCCCGCAGCAAAGATTCCCGCTGCCGCCAACACACCAAGCAGAGATGTCTTCAAACGCATATCTTTTCCTCCCCGATACGCTTTCACCGGGGAGGCTAGGAACAAGCCATCAACAACACAAATACCGAGTTTTCAAACTATCCATACAAATCTTTTATGGGTTGAAAGAAGGTTCGCGCCTTGCGACCGACCGCAGCAGGTCCCGAAACAGCCTGAAGGTGCGCTCATCCACCTCCCTGCCCTTCAGTAGATGGATGGAGCGATAAATAACCGGATCGGTTATATGCGCGGCCTGAAGCTGGCCGGCCTCCTGCTCCTGCTGAACCGAATTCCATGACAGGATCGTCGCACCGATGCCGGCGCCGACGGCACGTTTGATCGTATCCTGCCCGTCTATCTCCATCGTCACATTCAGGCCAATACCGGCGCGGGTAGCGGCCTCGTCTATCGATTCGCGCAGCGGATTATCCCTCGGCGGCAGGATCAGATTGAGCTGAGCCGCAGCCTCAAGCGGCATCGACCGGCCGAGTGGCCTTGAGGAAACTGCAAACAAGCTCTCCTTGACGATGAGATCGTCGGCCTTCTCTTCCGCACCGACAAGCGCAACCGCCATATCCACCTTGCCAAGACGAATGAGTCGCAGCGATTCATCATTGCGTGCCTCTATCAGCCGCAGCGAAACCTTGGGCATCGAAGCGGCAACTTCACTGATGATGCTTGGTGCAAAGGCCGTGGCCCAGGAGGGGATGAGGCTCAGCCGGATCACCCGCTCATCCAGATAGGCCATGGCGCGAATTTCCGCTTCCGCCTGCCGAACTTTCTCGGTGATCTCCCGGGCATGGGCGAGAAGCACTTCGCCCTTCTCCGTCGCCTTCACGCCGCGCGCCAGCCGGTGCAGCACGGAAAAACCCACCAGCCGCTCCAGTTCCGTGATGTGGTGGCTGAGCGCCGGCTGGGCGATCCCCAATTGCCGCGCCGCAGCCGACATGGAGCCGCAATCGGCAATCGCGACCAGATATCGCAGCCTGCGCAAATCCAACATGCCCGCTTCCACCTCCCGCCGGTTCAAGAGGTCATCATGACACCAAATCGCCGCCATGACCTAGGGCAAAAAGCCCTTTTCCGCGGAAGGTGGGCAATGGGGCAAGTGATGGGGTAAGACAAGATTCTTATGACAGCCGGCTAAGGCTTTTCTCTGCTTCTTCCCCATGACACGGTCCTGGCTGCGATGGGGAGCGGAATGGATCCTAAGACCGGTATTTTGCTCAAGCTGACGGCCATGCTGGCATTCACAGTCATGTCCGCCTGTGTGAAGGGCCTGGACGGGGCGATCCCGGTTGGCGAAGTTGTCTTCTGTCGGGGATTTTTTGCCCTCATTCCCCTCTGTCTCTGGTTCATCGCCTCGTCCGAGCGGATAACCGTGCCGGCCCGGAAAAACATCGGCAGCCTGCTCGCGGGCAGTTCGGCCGGGCTGGGCGGCATGTTCTTCGGCTTTCTGGCGCTCGCCTATCTACCGCTGGTGAATGTCACAGTGTTGAGCTACACGACGCCGCTTTTCACCATCATGCTGGCAGCGCTGCTCTTGCGCGAAAAGGTGCGGATTTACCGATGGTCCGCCGTGCTCACCGGCTTCATCGGCGTCTTTATTACCTTGTCACCCAATCTGGTCTTTGATGCCGCATCAGGCCCGACCCAGATCGACGGCGTTGCAATGATCGGAACCGCACTGGCACTGACCGGTGCGCTTTGCGCTGCCTTTTCCTCCATCGCTGTCCGCCACCTGAACAGTATCGAAAAGCCGTCACGCATCGTGCTCATCTATACGCTGACGGGAGTTGTCGCCGGCTTCACCACGATCATATTTGGATGGAAAATGCCGGATTTTCACCAGTTCCTGCTGCTCGCTGGCGGCGGCCTCGCCGGCGGCATCGGCCAGATCACCATGACGCTCAGCCTGCGGCATGCCCAGGCCTCGCTGCTCGCGCCTTTCGATTATACGACGATGATCTGGGCGATCGCCCTCGGTTATCTCCTCATGGCCGAAGTTCCGACGGGCGCGACCATCGTCGGCGCACTGACAGTCATTGCTGCCGGACTGTTCGCCATGTGGCGCGAAAACCGGCTGGCGAAACAACCCATCACGGAGCCGAAAGCGTAAGCTCATCGGTGATACGCTTTTTATGCAGCCGCCTTTCCCGCCATAACGTGAACAAGCCGGCAGCAACCACGATCGATGCTCCCATAATGGTGGTGAGCGCCGGCACCTGATCCATGAAGGTGTACCCAATCAACAGCGCCCAGATCATCGTCGTGTAATCGAACGGCGCCAGCAGCGACGCCTCCGCATAACGCAAGCTGAGCGTTACCAATATCTGCGCGGTTCCGCCGATGAGACCGGTGCCGATCAGCAGTGCCCATTGCCACGCGGTCGGCATTGTCCAGCCCATCCCGATGCTCGCAAAACCGATGACGGTGGTGAGCAGGGTGAAATAGAAGATGATCGCGCCGGTATTTTCCGTCTGCGTCAGATGCCGGATCTGGATCATCGATATTGCGGAGAAAAAAGCCGCCGCGAGCCCGAAAAGGCCGCCGAGCATGGCGACGCGGGTGCCAGAAGTGATATCCGCAACATCGAAGGAAAAATGTGGCGACAGGATCAGCACGATGCCGCAAAGCCCGAAGACCACCGCGGTCCAGCGGTACATCCTGACGACTTCCTTCAAAAGCAGCACCGCCAGAATGACCGTGAAGAGCGGTGTCGCGTAGCTGATGGCCGTAGCATCGGCGAGCGGAATATAGGCCAGCGCCAGATAGCTGAAAACCATGCCGCCGGTGCCGGAGAAACTCCGCACCAGATGCCCGCCAATGTGGCTTGTGGCCACCTGCCTCCGGAAACCGCCCTGCGAAGCCATCCACAGACAGAGCGGCAGCATGGCCACCGCCGACCTGAAAAAGACGACCTGGCCGATGGGGATCTCGCCCTTGAGACCGCTGATACAGGCGCCCATCAACACCAGAGCAAGTGCTGCGGAGATTTTAAGGAGAATGCCTTTGCGGGGTTCCATGGTTCGTTCCTTCGGACGTCTTTGAACCGTTTCACCACGCAAAGGCTGGATATCAAACCTCAAAGCAGTGTCCATAGGAACTTCGTCTGACCCCATTAATGCTGCCCACATGGTAGCTATTGCTGATGGACAGGCTGCGGATTCCGCTCCGTTTGCCCGTCGCCGTGGGGATACAAAAAGACGTTGGAAACCAATATGGATCTGGAAAAGATCAAGAAACTGATCGAGTTTGTCGGCTCTTCGCGAGTGTCCGAATTGACCGTGAGCCAGGAGGGAACCACGGTCCGGATCATTCGTGAAAACAGCGCCGTTTCACTGCAATCGCCATCCCCGCAGCCCCAGCCTGTTCCGGTGGCGCAAACAGCATCCGAGACACCGCGCGCCGAAGAACAGGCGCCGGCCTCCACCGTCACCGCTCCGGTACCATCCGGCATCGTCGCAGCGCCCTCATTCGGTCTTTTCCATCGCGCGCCAAGCCCCGGCACGCCGCCTTTCGTCGAAGCCGGCGATGAGGTCAGGCATGGACAGGAACTCTTCATCATCGAAGCAATGAAGGTGTTCAACACCGTGAGAGCCGAGCGCAGCGGCAGGATCGCCAGATTCATTGCCAATGACGGCGAAGATGTCGAACTCGGACAGCCGGTGCTGGAGTTCGAATGATGAACGCGTCACTCCCAAAGGCAGCGGCCGAACAAAGAGCATTCGACAGTGTCCTTATCGCCAATCGTGGCGAGATCGCACTGCGCGTGCAACGCGCCTGCCGCGAACTCGGCCTGAAGACCGTCATGGTCTATTCGGAAGCCGATAAGGACGCAGATTATCTGAAGGCGGCCGACACCGCCATCTGCATCGGCCCCGCCTCTCCCGGCCAGAGCTATCTCAACGCGCCGGCCATATTGCTCGCAATGGAGCTGACCGGCGCTGGCGCGGTTCACCCCGGTTATGGTTTTCTATCCGAAAGAGCGTCTTTTTCGGAGGCCGTGGAGGCGGCGGGAGCGGTCTTCATCGGCCCACGCGCCGACGCCATCCGCACCATGGGTGACAAGATCGCAGCGAAGCGGGCGATGATGGAGGCTGGCGTGCCCTGCGTTCCGGGCCCCGATTCCGCCCTGCCGGATGACATGGCCGAAGTCTCGAAAATCGCCGCCGACATCGGTTATCCCGTCATCGTCAAGGCGGCCGGCGGCGGCGGTGGGCGCGGCATGCGCGTCGTTCGAGAGGCTTCCGCCCTTCAGGATGCCGTTCTCGTCACCCGCGAGGAAGCAAGCCGTGCTTTCGGAACGCCGGAACTCTATATCGAGAAATTCCTCGAACATCCGCGTCATGTCGAAATTCAGGTTCTCTGCGATGGCCAGGGCGGCGGCGTCTGGGTGGGGCTGCGCGACTGCTCGATGCAGCGCCGGCACCAGAAGGTCGTTGAAGAAGGCCCTGCCATCGGCATCCCGCCTGATGTGGCCGCTTTCGTCGGCAATCGCTGCGTCGAAGCCTGCCGCCAGATCGGTTATCGCGGCGTCGGTACCTTCGAGTTTCTTTATGAAAACGGTGAATTCTATTTCATCGAAATGAATACCCGCCTGCAGGTCGAACATCCGGTCACGGAAATGACGTCAGGTGTGGATCTGGTGCGCCAGCAGCTTCTCGTCGCTCTTGGCCATCCGCTCGAGATTTCGCAGGAAGACATCACCTGCGAAGGGCATTCGATCGAATGCCGCATCAATGCCGAAGACCCCTATAATTTCATTCCCTGCCCCGGTCTGATAACGGCCCTTCACCTGCCGGGCGGCCCCGGCGTGCGGGTCGATACCCATGTGACGGCGGGTTATCGGGTTTCGCCCCACTACGATTCCCTGATCGCCAAGCTCATCGTCCACGCGCCGACGCGCGAACAGGCGATTCTGCGCATGCGCCGCGCGCTTGGCGAAATGCGCATCGAAGGCGTCTCCACCAACCTGCCGCTACATCGGGAAATATTGGACGACCCGGCCTTCTCCGAAGGCGGCACGGATATTCACTACCTCGAACATTGGCTTGCAGCGCGGAGTGCCCAGTGAAACGACAGCCTGTTTCCATATCCCGCTACAGCAAGCCCGGCACGATTGCCGATCTTGCCGCTCACCTCGAGCGCAACAACGTCTCCGCCATCGAGATCGAGACCCCCGATGGGTCACTGAAGATCGTTGCCATGGCAGGCGGTCAGGCCTCTGCGGCACAGCAGCCCATTGAAGCGACCAAAGCGCCGGTAAAGGCGGGGGATATTCTTGCCCGTGCACCGATGGCCGGCATCTTCACAGCCGCCCATCCGCAGCGCCCAGACCGGGCGGTTCAGGCAGGACAATCCGTAGCGAAAGGCGAGATCGTCGCATTCATCGCGGCTGGACCCGTGCTTGTTCCGGTCATCGCCGAAAAAGCCGGCACCGTCAGCGAAATCGTGGCGGAAACTGGTGTGCTTGTCGGCTATGGCTCCACCCTTCTCAAGACCGAAACATGATGGTGACGTCGATGAGCAACCTCCCGCTGAAAACGCCCCACCTCACCCCCGCCCATCTGGGCCTGCCGAAAATCTCGATGATAGGCAACAGGACCTTTCTGATCGAAGCGCCCGGCGAGCTGGACCTGCCCGCCCAGCGGCGTATCTGGGCGCTGACGCGTGCGCTGAAAGATCGTCCCGAGGTGCTGGAACTCATACCCGGCATGACCAACCTGCTGATCGTGCTGCGCGGTACGCCTGAAGATGCCGGGCATCTGCAGGACGAGCTTCTCGACCTCTGGCAAAGGACGGCGGAGCTCGATCTTCTCGGCAAGACCATCGAAGTGCCCACGACCTATGGCGGCGAACACGCCATCGACCTTGCGGCGATCTGCGATTATTCCGGCCTACCCGATAAGGAGGTCGTGCGCCTTCACTTCGAGCGCACCTATACGGTTTTCGCCGTCGGCAGCGCGCCCGGTTTCGGTTATCTCGGCGGTCTCGATCCACGCATTTTCATGCCGCGCAAGAAAGTCCCTTCGCTGCGCATGCTGAAGGGCATGGTGACGATCGGCGGCATGCAGTCCGGCATCTCGGTTCTGACCGGGCCAAACGGCTGGAATTCGCTGGGTTTCACCGAAATCACCATGTTCGACGCCACGGCCGAACAGCCAGCTGTGCTGGCGCCCGGCGACCGGGTTCGCTTCCTTCCCGAAAGGATCGAACTATGATCCATATTCTTGCCTGCGGACCGCTGAACACAGTGCAGGATCTCGGCCGCGCGGGTTACCGCAATATCGGCATCACCGCCACGGGCGCGATGGACCCGATTGCGCTCAGGGTCGGCAATCTTCTCGCCGGCAACGGCGAAGAGGCCGCGGCGATTGAAATCCAGACCTTTCCTTTCCGCATCGAATTCGAAGAGGCGCTGACCTTCGCGGTAACCGGCGCGGATTGCGCTGCACGGCTCGATGGTGCGGATTTACCGCCTTACTGGTGTGTGCGGGCCGAGAAGGGTCAAATCCTCGAGCTTTCGACCCCGCTGAAAAATGCGCGGGCCTATCTCTGCCTTCAGGGCGGCGTCGATGTTCCGGTGGTGATGGGATCGCGCAGCACTTCTCTTCGCGGCTCATTCGGCGGTCACGAAGGACGGCATCTCACCACTGGCGACAGGTTGCCCGTTCTGCCATCCGAGTCACTCGCTCTGCCTGCAAGCGGCCTTGGCCTTACGCCGCTTGCAGAAGCGATGCCGGACATGTTTCCGGTGTCCGACACCGGCGAATTGCTGCTGAGAGCCATTCCAGCCGCCGAACATGATCTTTTCGGCGACAACGCCGAACGTTTCTGGTCGGAAGCCTGGAAAATCACCTCACAGAGCGACCGCACCGGTTACCGGCTGGCCGGAACACCGCTGACCCTTTCGGCTCCCGTGGAACTACGTTCCTATGGCGTCATCCCGGGCGTGGTTCAGGTGCCGCCAAGTGGCGAGCCGATCATCCAGATGAGCGACGCCAACACGGCCGGCGGTTATCCCAAGATGGCCGGCATCATCGACAGTGACCTGTGGCGTCTCGGCCAGGCCCGCATCGGCAGCCGCATCCGCTTCGTGCAGGCAACGGTACGGGAGGCGCTGGAGATCGAGAAGGCGATCGACGCCTATTTCGCGGATATCCGCAGAACCCTGCCGCTGGTTACCGCCGCACTCGGCACGCTGACAAAACGATAATCCTGAAGAACAAGGAGAGGGAACCATGAAGATCGATGTTAATTCCGACATGGGCGAAGGTTTCGGCGTCTATAAGGTCTGCGACGACGAGAAGCTTATGGAAGTCGTCTCTTCGGCGAATGTCGCCTGCGGTTTCCATGCCGGCGATCCGGAAATGATGGCGCGCATGGTGCGTCTGGCCAAACAGAACGGCGTCGGCGTCGGCGCCCATCCCGGCCTCGCCGACCGTCTCGGCTTCGGCCGCCGCGAAATTCCCGTCGACGCGGAAGAAATGGAACAGCAGGTTCTCTACCAGCTCGGCGCGCTTTCGGCGATTGCCAGGGCGCAGGAGGTTGCGCTCTCCCATATCAGCTTCCATGCCGCCATGGGCAACATGATCAATCGCGATGCGGCGCTTGCCGAACGGATCATGAAAAAGATCAGGGCGGTCGATCCCAATCTCATCGTCTTTTCGATGCCGGACATGCTGATCGAAAAGGCGGCGCTGGATTGCGGGCTAAAAGTGCTCAATCTCTTCCTCGCCGACCGCGCCTATGATGTGAAGGGCCAGCTCGTGCCACGCAAGCTGCCCAATTCCGTCATCAAGGAAGAGGGAAAAGTTCGCGCGCGGGTGCGCCAGTTTCTGGAAAAAGGCACGGTCACGACCATCGAGGGCGAGATCATTCCCGTTCGCGCCCGGTCGATCCTTGTTCACAGCGACACACCCGGCTCGCTGGAGCTTGCCCGCACGGTGCGTAGCGAAGTGGAAGCCTGCGGCGGCAGCGTCGTGCCGGCTCGCGAAGTGATCGCCTGAAGCGGGGGCACGCCTCATATTCTGACGTACCAAAAGTTACGGCACCGCATTCCATTCAGGAGCGCGGTGCCGTAATTTTGCCGGCTATGCAATTACGATGTGGATTTGCGCCCTTCACAAGCCGGGCCGCATGAGCGCCCCGGCCATAAAACCATCAATTCAGCTGGATCACGTGGTTGCTGTCGCTCGTCCAGCTCAGTCTCACCCGGTCACCGGCGGCGCTGACGGCATTGGTGAAACCTTCCGTCTGGGTCTGCCGGTAAGCGATCATCGGCTCGCCATTGTCGAGACGCAGATAGTAATGCAGCATGAAACCGCGATAGACGACCTGCTCCACCCGCGCCGTGGTGGAATTGCTGGCGTTTTCATCTACGCCCACCGCAAGCGGTGAGACCGAGATCGCTTCGGGGCGAACGGTGACGACGACCTTTTCGCCCTGAACCGCCCCAATATCCTCAACATCGAGCCGCACGCCCGAACCGGTGACCAGCCTTGCGGAACGACCATTGCGCTCTGCCACGCTCGCCTCGAAGAAGTTCGAAGCGCCGATGAAACCGGCGACGAAGCGTGTCAGCGGCTTCTGGTAGATTTCGCCGGCCGGTGCGATCTGCTCGAGATTACCATCCCGCATTACGGCGATCTGGTCCGCCATGGTCAGGGCCTCGTCCTGATCGTGGGTTACCATGATGGTGGTGAGACCAAGTCGCTGCTGCAGGCTGCGGATTTCAACCTGCATGCTTTCTCTCAGGCCCTTGTCGAGTGCGCCGAGCGGCTCGTCGAGAAGCAGCATGGAAGGTTCGATCACCAGGGCACGGGCCAGAGCCACACGCTGCTGCTGGCCGCCGGAGAGCTGCGCCGGCAGCCGGTCTCCGAAGGCATGCAACTGAACGAGATCGAGCGCCTGTTTAACGCGCCCTTCCCGGTCGGACTTGGAGATACCCCGCATCTCGAGACCGAAGGCAACGTTTTCGGCAACGGTCATATGGGGAAACAGGGCATAGTTCTGGAAGAGCATGCCAACGTTGCGGCGGTGAACCGGGGTGCGCGTGGTCGGCTTGCCGCCGACCACGATTTCACCCGAGGTGGGATCGACAAGCCCCGCAATCATGCGAAGGCAGGTCGTTTTCCCGCATCCGCTCGGACCGAGAAGCGCGAGAATCTCCCCTGCCTTGACGGTCAGCGAAACATCATCGACGGCAACGACCTGACCGCCGTAGTGTTTGGTCAGTCTTTCCAGGCGGACTTCTACGGATTTCATCAGCGTTCCTCAGCCGTTAAAAGTCTGGTTGTATTTTTCGAGCCACTGGGCGCGGCGCGGAATGATGTATTTCCAGTCCGGCGTGAAGAGGTTCAGCGATTCCATTTTCGCTTCCGGATAAGCGAGGAATTTCGCGGTATCTTCGCCAAACGAGACATCCTTGACCGAAGGCGCGCTGAGGGTGGCTTCCGAAAGCATCTTCTGCACGCCGGGGTCGAGAATGCGGTTGATATAGGCAAGCGCGAGATCGCGGTGCGGCCCGCCCTTTACCAGCGCGATGGAGTTGATGCCGGTGAAAGCGCCTTCCTTCGGGAAGGTCATGTCGAGCGGCACGCCCTTCTTGGTGTGCGGATAAACCGCCTTGGAATATTCGATACCGCCGAAATCCGCCTGGCCCTGCGCCACCATCATCGTCTGCGCTTCCGCGTCATAGATTGAGAGCACGTTCGGCTTCAGATCGGCCAGTTTCGCCCAGCCGGCATCCGTATCATATTGCGCTTCTTTCAGTGGCTTGCCGGTTGCAAGGGCGGCCGCCACCATCAGCATCAAAACGCTTTGCGTGTTCTTCGGT
This window harbors:
- a CDS encoding tripartite tricarboxylate transporter substrate binding protein, whose translation is MRLKTSLLGVLAAAGIFAAGGAAAEYPERPVTLVIGYPAGGGTDIQSRALVPYLEKYLGTSVVVENREGAGGLIGATYIANAKPDGYTIGALNFPSMYSPIVQGNASYKEDAFTPLANQIGGDLALTVNKVSPIKTAREFVEAAKANPVVVGVTGIGHPSQITALLFEDAAGVKLNFVPFNGGGPARLAMLGNHVTLGFMNLNEVFADNRSGALRVLATSGTERSPLSPDVPTFKEAGYDVQFSLLAGFGAPKGLPEDVEAKLVDAFQKALKDPDYLADAKKRELTMLPLTQAEFAEALKKGNANLAELWKSKPWTK
- a CDS encoding 4-carboxy-4-hydroxy-2-oxoadipate aldolase/oxaloacetate decarboxylase — protein: MAHVIRNFQRPSRADVEAISKFSPATIHEAQGKLGALDYRIKPIKPGLKICGPAITAKCHIGDNLMIFEAINLAKPGDVLVIDGGDNPNQGGFGDVLAAACIGKGIVGFVVSAAVRDGKGLREIGFPVFSLGLCMKGTSKDTLGTINHPVVVGGELISPGDIVCGDDDGVVVVRESDISKLVKACRERDDHENHMMELHRQGKMDIEDRYEMMRSKGCVWAD
- a CDS encoding tripartite tricarboxylate transporter permease translates to MTDLLSNIVLGFGVAVTPINLFYCLLGVTLGTMIGILPGIGPSATVALLLPITYTMPDTAALIMLAGIFYGAQYGGSTTAILVNLPGESSSVVTCIDGYAMARQGRAGVALATAALGSFFAGTVATVLIVVVAKPLSAVALAFGPADYFSLVIFGLLFAVFLSSGSPVKAVGMVAFGIALSLVGIDPTSGEQRFTFGMAELFDGIDFVVLAIGLLGVSEILFNLQQGVERDAGAAKTGSLMPTRQDFKQAFPAVLRGTALGSFLGVLPGGGAIMSSFASYALERKIAKDPSRFGKGAIEGLAGPESANNAGAQTSFIPLLTLGIPANGLMALMVGAMMIQGITPGPEVMQSRPDLFWGLIASMWVGNLLLLVLNLPLIGIWVRLLGIPYRFLCPAILMFCAIGAYGLSYSVVDVLFCAVFGIVGFFLRKIGCEPAPLVLGFVLGPLLEQNMRLGLLISQGSFSTFVTHPISATLLALSAIVVIMMAMPAIMRRREVVFQGDED
- a CDS encoding tripartite tricarboxylate transporter TctB family protein, with product MAEHGSKLTANILSGAFFLVAAAGLYYGARPLSMSTNFQPGPGYMPTVIAALMFALGITLLLQDLLGKTPSEAWVAPKMRPFLAVAGIVGFALLIEPLGFIAAAFVLIVLACIAYGRIRPVEVLLLSAVLILACILIFVVGLGQRIPLLP
- a CDS encoding DMT family transporter, with product MDPKTGILLKLTAMLAFTVMSACVKGLDGAIPVGEVVFCRGFFALIPLCLWFIASSERITVPARKNIGSLLAGSSAGLGGMFFGFLALAYLPLVNVTVLSYTTPLFTIMLAALLLREKVRIYRWSAVLTGFIGVFITLSPNLVFDAASGPTQIDGVAMIGTALALTGALCAAFSSIAVRHLNSIEKPSRIVLIYTLTGVVAGFTTIIFGWKMPDFHQFLLLAGGGLAGGIGQITMTLSLRHAQASLLAPFDYTTMIWAIALGYLLMAEVPTGATIVGALTVIAAGLFAMWRENRLAKQPITEPKA
- a CDS encoding DMT family transporter; this encodes MEPRKGILLKISAALALVLMGACISGLKGEIPIGQVVFFRSAVAMLPLCLWMASQGGFRRQVATSHIGGHLVRSFSGTGGMVFSYLALAYIPLADATAISYATPLFTVILAVLLLKEVVRMYRWTAVVFGLCGIVLILSPHFSFDVADITSGTRVAMLGGLFGLAAAFFSAISMIQIRHLTQTENTGAIIFYFTLLTTVIGFASIGMGWTMPTAWQWALLIGTGLIGGTAQILVTLSLRYAEASLLAPFDYTTMIWALLIGYTFMDQVPALTTIMGASIVVAAGLFTLWRERRLHKKRITDELTLSAP
- a CDS encoding LysR family transcriptional regulator, whose translation is MLDLRRLRYLVAIADCGSMSAAARQLGIAQPALSHHITELERLVGFSVLHRLARGVKATEKGEVLLAHAREITEKVRQAEAEIRAMAYLDERVIRLSLIPSWATAFAPSIISEVAASMPKVSLRLIEARNDESLRLIRLGKVDMAVALVGAEEKADDLIVKESLFAVSSRPLGRSMPLEAAAQLNLILPPRDNPLRESIDEAATRAGIGLNVTMEIDGQDTIKRAVGAGIGATILSWNSVQQEQEAGQLQAAHITDPVIYRSIHLLKGREVDERTFRLFRDLLRSVARREPSFNP
- the accB gene encoding acetyl-CoA carboxylase biotin carboxyl carrier protein, encoding MDLEKIKKLIEFVGSSRVSELTVSQEGTTVRIIRENSAVSLQSPSPQPQPVPVAQTASETPRAEEQAPASTVTAPVPSGIVAAPSFGLFHRAPSPGTPPFVEAGDEVRHGQELFIIEAMKVFNTVRAERSGRIARFIANDGEDVELGQPVLEFE